A part of Jiangella alba genomic DNA contains:
- a CDS encoding HAD family hydrolase: protein MDAVVFDLDGVLVDSERAWDEVRRAVVAGNGGTWTEAATRAMQGMSTPEWAAYLVGELGTALTADEVARAVVDEMARRYADAPPVIEGAVDAVRAVAARGPVGIASSSPPVLITSFLEFAGLTGLVPVAVSSEDVAAGKPAPDVYLEAARRLDVDPRRAAAVEDSTNGLRSAHAAGLTVVAVPNPHFPPDPQVLAATATTVLGDISELPAALERL from the coding sequence ATGGATGCGGTGGTCTTCGATCTCGACGGCGTGCTGGTCGACTCCGAGCGGGCGTGGGACGAGGTGCGGCGGGCGGTCGTCGCCGGGAACGGGGGGACGTGGACGGAGGCGGCGACGCGGGCCATGCAGGGCATGAGCACGCCCGAGTGGGCCGCCTACCTGGTCGGCGAGCTGGGGACGGCGCTGACGGCCGATGAGGTGGCGCGGGCGGTCGTCGACGAGATGGCCCGCAGGTACGCCGACGCACCGCCGGTCATCGAGGGCGCCGTCGACGCCGTGCGGGCGGTGGCCGCGCGTGGACCGGTCGGCATCGCCAGCTCGTCGCCGCCGGTGCTGATCACGTCGTTCCTGGAGTTCGCCGGGCTGACCGGCCTCGTGCCGGTCGCGGTGTCCAGCGAGGACGTCGCCGCCGGCAAGCCCGCCCCCGACGTCTACCTCGAGGCCGCCCGCCGCCTGGACGTCGATCCGCGCCGCGCCGCCGCCGTCGAGGACTCCACCAACGGGCTGCGCTCCGCCCACGCCGCCGGCCTGACCGTCGTCGCGGTGCCGAACCCGCACTTCCCGCCCGACCCGCAGGTGCTGGCCGCGACCGCCACGACCGTCCTCGGCGACATCAGCGAGCTCCCGGCGGCGCTCGAACGTCTCTAG
- the groES gene encoding co-chaperone GroES, translated as MSVSIKPLEDRIVVKPLEAEQTTASGLVIPDTAKEKPQEGEVVAVGEGRWDDEGEKRIPLDVKVGDVVLYSKYGGTEVKYGGDELLILSGRDVLAIVQK; from the coding sequence GTGTCGGTCTCCATCAAGCCACTCGAGGACCGCATCGTGGTCAAGCCGCTCGAAGCGGAGCAGACCACGGCGTCCGGGCTCGTCATCCCTGACACCGCCAAGGAGAAGCCCCAGGAGGGCGAGGTCGTCGCCGTCGGCGAGGGCCGCTGGGACGACGAGGGCGAGAAGCGCATCCCGCTCGACGTCAAGGTCGGCGACGTGGTGCTCTACTCGAAGTACGGCGGCACCGAGGTGAAGTACGGCGGCGACGAGCTGCTCATCCTCTCCGGCCGCGACGTTCTGGCGATCGTCCAGAAGTGA
- a CDS encoding cytochrome P450 — MRRPLPVVGDLLAFQSDRLRFVAAMQREHGDVARFRLGPFPVWQLAHPDLVRQVLVTDAAGFRKGMVLQRARVVLGDGLLTAEGDVHRQHRDLVQPAFHSRRITGYASVMTGRATAVASSWAPREPLDVHAATVRMTLETAGTTLLGTSVDVGVVEGALADLLSAYKLAFLPFSDKLQALPVGPLRRLQRGRRRLHGLVDGVVADRVASGRDGGDLLSALVLGSGDGRLSSPELRDEATTLLLAGHETTANTLAFALHLLAVHPSVQASVYDEVSGVGELAPSDLDRLPLCRAVVSETLRLYPPSWMMGRQALVPHQVGEQVIEPGDLVVLPQWVVHHDERWWPQPFTFDPARWLAGSGDRPRWAFFPFGAGLRRCIGEGFAWTEAVLGLATILRHWRLRPVPGRPLRLDPLITLRPRGGLWLIPEPR; from the coding sequence ATGCGCCGCCCGCTGCCGGTCGTCGGTGACCTGCTCGCGTTCCAGTCCGACCGGCTCCGCTTCGTCGCCGCCATGCAGCGCGAGCACGGCGACGTCGCCCGGTTCCGCCTCGGCCCGTTCCCGGTGTGGCAGCTCGCGCACCCCGACCTCGTCCGGCAGGTGCTGGTCACCGACGCCGCCGGGTTCCGCAAGGGCATGGTGCTGCAGCGCGCCCGCGTCGTCCTCGGCGACGGCCTGCTCACCGCTGAGGGCGACGTGCACCGTCAGCACCGCGACCTCGTGCAGCCGGCGTTCCACTCGCGGCGCATCACCGGGTACGCGTCGGTGATGACCGGCCGCGCGACGGCCGTGGCGTCGTCGTGGGCGCCGCGCGAGCCGCTGGACGTGCACGCGGCGACGGTCCGGATGACGCTGGAGACGGCCGGCACGACGCTGCTCGGCACGTCCGTCGACGTCGGCGTGGTCGAGGGGGCGCTGGCGGACCTGCTGAGCGCGTACAAGCTGGCGTTCCTGCCGTTCAGCGACAAGCTGCAGGCCCTGCCGGTCGGGCCGTTGCGGCGGCTGCAGCGGGGCCGGCGGCGGCTGCACGGGCTGGTCGACGGTGTCGTGGCCGACCGGGTGGCGTCCGGCCGTGACGGCGGCGACCTGCTGTCCGCGCTGGTCCTGGGTTCCGGCGACGGCCGCCTGTCGTCGCCGGAACTGCGCGACGAGGCGACGACGCTGCTGCTGGCCGGGCACGAGACGACGGCGAACACGCTGGCGTTCGCGCTGCACCTGCTCGCCGTCCACCCGTCCGTGCAGGCGTCGGTGTACGACGAGGTCTCCGGCGTCGGCGAGCTCGCGCCGTCCGACCTCGACCGGCTGCCGCTGTGCCGCGCCGTCGTGTCCGAGACGCTGCGGCTCTACCCGCCGTCGTGGATGATGGGCCGCCAGGCACTCGTCCCGCACCAGGTGGGCGAGCAGGTCATCGAGCCTGGCGACCTCGTCGTCCTCCCCCAGTGGGTCGTCCACCACGACGAGCGATGGTGGCCGCAGCCGTTCACCTTCGACCCGGCGCGGTGGCTGGCCGGGTCGGGCGACCGGCCGCGGTGGGCGTTCTTCCCGTTCGGCGCCGGCCTGCGCCGCTGCATCGGCGAGGGGTTCGCCTGGACCGAGGCGGTGCTCGGCCTGGCCACGATCCTGCGGCACTGGCGCCTTCGCCCCGTCCCCGGCCGGCCGCTGCGGCTGGACCCGCTGATCACCCTCCGCCCCCGCGGCGGCCTCTGGCTGATCCCGGAGCCCCGCTAG
- the tsaD gene encoding tRNA (adenosine(37)-N6)-threonylcarbamoyltransferase complex transferase subunit TsaD, translating into MGDVSDQPLILGIETSCDETGVGLVRGTTLLANAVASSVDEHVRFGGVVPEVASRAHLEAMVPTLQRALSEAGASLGDVDAVAVTAGPGLAGALMVGVSAAKALAVALDKPLYGVNHLVGHVAAEQLENGPLTEPVVALLVSGGHTEILLVEDIATSATLLGQTLDDAAGEAFDKVARLIGLKYPGGPNIQRAAEEGDPAAIRFPRGLTSQRDLERHRYDFSFSGLKTAVARWVETAEREGRAVPVADVAAGFQEAVADVLTRKAVLACQERGISTMVLAGGVAANARLRDLTRERCAAAGIELRQPRFSLCTDNGAMIAALGAAVVERGLPPSSLDFASDSSLPVTQVLVG; encoded by the coding sequence ATCGGCGACGTGAGCGACCAGCCCCTGATCCTCGGCATCGAGACCTCCTGCGACGAGACCGGCGTCGGCCTGGTGCGCGGCACCACGCTGCTCGCCAACGCCGTCGCCAGCTCCGTCGACGAGCACGTCCGCTTCGGCGGCGTCGTGCCGGAGGTGGCCAGCCGCGCGCACCTCGAGGCGATGGTGCCGACGCTGCAGCGGGCGCTGTCCGAGGCCGGCGCCTCGCTCGGCGACGTCGACGCCGTCGCCGTCACCGCGGGGCCGGGGCTGGCCGGCGCCCTGATGGTCGGGGTGTCCGCGGCCAAGGCGCTCGCCGTCGCGCTCGACAAGCCCCTCTACGGCGTCAACCACCTGGTCGGTCACGTGGCGGCGGAGCAGCTGGAGAACGGCCCGCTGACCGAGCCGGTGGTCGCGCTGCTGGTGTCGGGCGGGCACACCGAGATCCTGCTGGTCGAGGACATCGCGACGTCGGCGACGCTGCTCGGCCAGACCCTCGACGACGCCGCGGGCGAGGCGTTCGACAAGGTGGCCCGGCTGATCGGGCTGAAGTACCCGGGCGGGCCGAACATCCAGCGCGCCGCCGAGGAGGGCGACCCCGCCGCCATCCGGTTCCCGCGCGGCCTGACCAGCCAGCGCGACCTCGAACGGCACCGCTACGACTTCTCCTTCTCCGGCCTGAAGACGGCGGTCGCCCGCTGGGTCGAGACCGCGGAGCGCGAGGGCCGCGCGGTCCCCGTGGCCGACGTCGCGGCCGGGTTCCAGGAGGCCGTGGCCGACGTGCTGACGCGCAAGGCCGTGCTGGCCTGCCAGGAGCGCGGCATCTCGACGATGGTCCTGGCCGGCGGCGTGGCGGCGAACGCCCGGCTGCGCGACCTCACCCGCGAGCGCTGCGCGGCGGCCGGCATCGAGCTGCGCCAGCCCCGGTTCTCGCTGTGCACCGACAACGGCGCCATGATCGCGGCCCTCGGCGCCGCCGTCGTCGAGCGCGGCCTGCCGCCGTCGTCGCTGGACTTCGCCTCCGACTCGTCGCTGCCGGTGACGCAGGTGCTGGTCGGCTAG
- a CDS encoding amidohydrolase: MTYDWLASWLDLHTDDLTALRRTLHARPELGLNEHQTTDLLVRQLRMSGLEPRVLPRGTGVVVDIGTGSRTVALRADIDALPLPDLKDVPYRSTVDGVCHACGHDAHTVMALGAAMALAKVPQLPGRVRVIFQPGEEIMAGAREVIAAGALEGVERAFALHCDPRLPVGQIGMRSGPITAACDLVEVRVSGPGGHTARPQLTVDTVDTLSRIAVDAPALLARQIDIRAGFSLVWGSIQAGGPPNAIPSEGVLRGTVRVLDHAAWADAEKYVRAVVRDLAHPSGARVEVDYERGVPPVVNDEASVVLMRQAVATELGPHAVTGTSTSMGGEDFAWYGEHVPLALARIGVHGSALPKMGDLHQGDFDIDEKALAYGVRVFVSTALAALTASR; encoded by the coding sequence GTGACCTACGACTGGCTTGCGAGCTGGCTCGACCTTCATACCGACGACCTCACAGCGCTGCGTCGCACGCTCCACGCGCGGCCCGAGCTCGGCCTGAACGAGCACCAGACCACCGACCTCCTCGTCCGCCAGCTGCGGATGTCCGGCCTCGAGCCACGAGTGCTGCCGCGCGGCACCGGCGTGGTCGTCGACATCGGCACCGGCTCGCGCACCGTCGCGCTGCGCGCCGACATCGACGCGCTGCCGCTGCCCGATCTCAAGGACGTCCCCTACCGCTCCACCGTCGACGGCGTCTGCCACGCTTGCGGCCACGACGCGCACACCGTCATGGCGCTCGGCGCGGCCATGGCGCTGGCGAAGGTGCCGCAGCTGCCCGGCCGGGTGCGGGTGATCTTCCAGCCCGGCGAGGAGATCATGGCCGGCGCCCGCGAGGTCATCGCGGCCGGCGCGCTGGAGGGTGTCGAGCGGGCGTTCGCGCTGCACTGCGACCCGCGGCTGCCGGTCGGCCAGATCGGCATGCGCTCCGGCCCCATCACGGCGGCCTGCGACCTCGTCGAGGTGCGCGTCTCCGGCCCCGGCGGGCACACCGCGCGGCCGCAGCTGACCGTCGACACCGTCGACACGCTGTCGCGCATCGCCGTCGACGCGCCGGCGCTGCTGGCCCGGCAGATCGACATCCGGGCCGGGTTCTCGCTGGTGTGGGGGTCGATCCAGGCCGGCGGACCGCCCAACGCCATCCCGTCCGAGGGCGTGCTGCGCGGCACCGTCCGGGTGCTCGACCACGCCGCCTGGGCCGACGCCGAGAAGTACGTCCGCGCCGTCGTCCGCGACCTCGCGCACCCCAGCGGCGCCCGGGTCGAGGTCGACTACGAGCGTGGCGTGCCGCCGGTGGTGAACGACGAGGCCAGCGTGGTGCTCATGCGCCAGGCCGTCGCCACCGAGCTCGGCCCGCACGCCGTCACCGGCACCTCCACCAGCATGGGCGGCGAGGACTTCGCCTGGTACGGCGAGCACGTGCCGCTGGCGCTGGCGCGCATCGGCGTGCACGGCAGCGCGCTGCCGAAGATGGGCGACCTCCACCAGGGCGACTTCGACATCGACGAGAAGGCGCTGGCCTACGGCGTGCGGGTGTTCGTCAGCACGGCCCTCGCCGCGCTGACGGCGTCGCGCTAG
- a CDS encoding glutamate--cysteine ligase produces the protein MQIPFAPSTHSSLGVEWELQLVDPETRELTSGAIEILDELRPAGAEEHPKAKHELLQSTIEVVTGVCQTVGEAKADLAETVRTVAKAADRRGLALMCAGTHPITNWNSQKISPKPRYEQLVENLQWLARRLQIFGVHVHVGVRSPEKVIPIVNALTSYVPHFLALSASSPYWVGHDTGLASSRSKVFEALPTAGLPYQLSGWDQFESYMGTLISTRTIDSVREVWWDIRPHPDFGTVELRICDGLPTLDEVGAVAALAQCLVERLDREIDRGYRLPSPKNWVVRENKWRAARFGLEAEIIVDDKDTVVPVRRALLDLTDELMPIARRLSCTAELAGIERIVAHGASYQRQRTIAEANGGDLTKVVDSLLEEMATGL, from the coding sequence ATGCAGATCCCTTTCGCGCCGTCCACCCACAGCAGCCTGGGCGTGGAATGGGAACTGCAACTGGTCGATCCCGAGACCCGCGAGCTGACGTCCGGCGCCATCGAGATCCTCGACGAACTCCGCCCGGCCGGCGCCGAGGAGCATCCGAAGGCCAAGCACGAGTTGCTGCAGTCGACCATCGAGGTCGTCACCGGCGTGTGCCAGACGGTCGGCGAGGCCAAGGCCGACCTCGCCGAGACGGTCCGGACGGTGGCCAAGGCGGCCGATCGCCGCGGGCTGGCGCTGATGTGCGCCGGCACCCACCCGATCACCAACTGGAACAGCCAGAAGATCAGCCCGAAGCCACGCTACGAGCAACTCGTCGAGAACCTGCAGTGGCTGGCCCGCCGGCTGCAGATCTTCGGCGTCCACGTGCACGTCGGCGTGCGCTCGCCGGAGAAAGTCATTCCCATTGTCAACGCCCTGACGTCCTACGTGCCGCATTTCCTGGCGCTCTCCGCGTCGTCGCCGTACTGGGTGGGCCACGACACCGGCCTCGCCTCGTCGCGCAGCAAGGTGTTCGAGGCGCTGCCCACGGCCGGCCTGCCGTACCAGCTGTCCGGCTGGGACCAGTTCGAGAGCTACATGGGGACGCTGATCTCCACCCGCACCATCGACTCCGTCCGCGAGGTGTGGTGGGACATCCGCCCGCATCCCGACTTCGGCACCGTCGAGCTGCGCATCTGCGACGGGCTGCCCACGCTGGACGAGGTGGGCGCCGTCGCCGCGCTGGCCCAGTGCCTGGTCGAACGGCTGGACCGCGAGATCGACCGCGGCTACCGGCTGCCGTCGCCGAAGAACTGGGTGGTCCGCGAGAACAAGTGGCGCGCCGCCCGGTTCGGCCTCGAGGCCGAGATCATCGTCGACGACAAGGACACCGTCGTGCCCGTGCGCAGGGCATTGCTCGATTTGACCGACGAACTCATGCCCATTGCCCGTAGACTGTCCTGCACCGCGGAGCTCGCCGGCATCGAACGCATTGTCGCGCACGGAGCGAGCTATCAGCGGCAACGGACAATTGCAGAGGCGAACGGCGGTGATTTGACCAAGGTCGTCGACAGCCTCTTGGAAGAGATGGCTACAGGGTTGTGA
- a CDS encoding glycerophosphodiester phosphodiesterase, giving the protein MTVPRVPPITFAHRGAMARERENTLPAFELALRLGASGLESDAWVTSDGVVVLDHDGVVGPRFGRRPIAQVPRAELPAHVPSLAELYAACGTDFELSLDVKDPAAFEPVVAAVRAGGEPGRTWLCHPSLPVVTRWRGLASDVRLVDSTRVSRLQDGVRGRARTLADRGIDAVNLHWLDWTPIYVRLFHEVGVHAFGWDAQSRSSIDRLLATGVDAVYGNHVDRLVAAVARLG; this is encoded by the coding sequence ATGACCGTCCCGAGGGTCCCGCCCATCACGTTCGCCCACCGTGGCGCCATGGCGCGGGAGCGCGAGAACACGCTGCCGGCGTTCGAGCTGGCGCTGCGGCTGGGCGCGTCCGGCCTCGAGAGCGACGCCTGGGTGACCTCCGACGGCGTCGTCGTGCTCGACCACGACGGCGTGGTGGGGCCGCGGTTCGGGCGCCGGCCGATCGCGCAGGTGCCGAGGGCGGAGCTGCCGGCGCACGTGCCGTCGCTGGCCGAGCTGTACGCCGCCTGCGGGACCGACTTCGAACTGTCGCTGGACGTCAAGGACCCGGCCGCGTTCGAACCGGTGGTCGCGGCGGTCCGGGCCGGCGGCGAGCCCGGGCGGACCTGGCTCTGCCACCCGTCGCTGCCCGTCGTCACGCGGTGGCGCGGGCTGGCCTCGGACGTCCGGCTGGTCGACTCCACCCGGGTCAGCCGGCTGCAGGACGGCGTCCGTGGCCGGGCCCGCACGCTGGCCGACCGCGGCATCGACGCCGTCAACCTGCACTGGCTGGACTGGACGCCGATCTACGTGCGCCTGTTCCACGAGGTGGGCGTGCACGCGTTCGGCTGGGACGCGCAGTCGCGCTCGTCCATCGACCGCCTCCTCGCCACCGGCGTCGACGCCGTCTACGGCAACCACGTCGACCGCCTGGTCGCCGCGGTCGCCCGGCTCGGCTGA
- a CDS encoding glycoside hydrolase family 3 protein, which produces MRRLLLLLAGALLLASCGGSDDGAVGDSSATEPGTPATTSPTPSPTPTTPPPLAWGPTQDEFDRAAALVANMPVERQAGQVIVARYSGLEPPVGQIEQLGLGGVILMGDNVESPEQVERATAEIQQAGGDRGYPVIVGIDQEGGTVARIKAPATEFPAYMTLGASRDTELAAQVAQASGEELRGMGVTMVFAPDADVTTGPDDPTIGTRSASSDPQVVAETVQASLGGYAASGIVAVSKHFPGHGSVPADSHEELPVQTASLDELRARDFVPFQAAVASGAEAIMVAHIEVEAVESGLPSSLSPKVIGLLRDELGFDGLVVTDAQDMAAISDGYGSGAAAVMSLAAGADVVLMPADVESAHTAIVDAVASGELPADRLAQAATRGVALMLHEAAGPAPDPAAVGSHEELSYQESLGGVTVVAGACEGPLVDGPVRVVGGEAADRVRFDEAAAAAGLSTDANAPTTVRLLGGTEPGSGDVVVALDRPYALGGSDAPVKIALYGRTPGAFRALAEVLAGTSPARGTLPVPVSGAEQQGC; this is translated from the coding sequence ATGCGGCGACTGCTCCTCCTCCTCGCCGGTGCGCTCCTGCTCGCCTCCTGCGGCGGCAGCGACGACGGCGCCGTCGGCGACTCCTCGGCCACCGAGCCCGGCACCCCGGCCACCACCAGCCCCACGCCGTCACCGACGCCCACCACGCCGCCGCCGCTGGCCTGGGGCCCCACGCAGGACGAGTTCGACCGCGCCGCCGCGCTGGTCGCGAACATGCCGGTGGAACGGCAGGCCGGCCAGGTCATCGTCGCCCGGTACAGCGGCCTGGAGCCGCCGGTCGGGCAGATCGAGCAGCTCGGCCTCGGCGGCGTCATCCTCATGGGCGACAACGTCGAGTCGCCCGAGCAGGTCGAGCGGGCGACGGCCGAGATCCAGCAGGCCGGCGGCGACCGCGGCTACCCCGTCATCGTCGGCATCGACCAGGAGGGCGGCACGGTCGCGCGCATCAAGGCGCCGGCCACGGAGTTCCCCGCCTACATGACGCTCGGCGCGTCCCGCGACACCGAGCTGGCGGCGCAGGTCGCGCAGGCCAGCGGCGAGGAGCTGCGCGGCATGGGCGTGACCATGGTGTTCGCCCCTGACGCCGACGTCACCACCGGCCCGGACGACCCCACCATCGGCACCCGGTCGGCGTCGTCCGACCCGCAGGTCGTCGCCGAGACCGTCCAGGCGTCGCTGGGTGGCTACGCGGCCTCCGGCATCGTGGCGGTCTCCAAGCACTTCCCGGGGCACGGCTCGGTCCCGGCCGACAGCCACGAGGAGCTGCCGGTGCAGACGGCGAGCCTGGACGAGCTGCGCGCCCGCGACTTCGTCCCGTTCCAGGCGGCGGTCGCGTCCGGCGCGGAGGCGATCATGGTCGCGCACATAGAAGTAGAGGCCGTCGAGTCAGGTCTTCCGTCGTCGCTGTCGCCGAAGGTCATCGGGCTGCTGCGGGACGAGCTCGGCTTCGACGGGCTGGTGGTCACCGACGCGCAGGACATGGCCGCCATCAGCGACGGCTACGGCTCCGGCGCCGCCGCGGTGATGTCGCTGGCCGCCGGCGCCGACGTCGTGCTGATGCCGGCCGACGTCGAGTCCGCGCACACCGCCATCGTCGACGCCGTCGCGAGCGGCGAGCTGCCCGCCGACCGGCTGGCCCAGGCGGCCACCCGCGGCGTCGCGCTGATGCTGCACGAGGCGGCCGGCCCGGCGCCCGACCCGGCCGCCGTCGGCTCCCACGAGGAGCTGTCCTACCAGGAGTCGCTGGGCGGCGTCACGGTCGTCGCCGGCGCCTGCGAGGGCCCCCTGGTCGACGGCCCGGTCCGCGTCGTCGGCGGCGAGGCGGCCGACCGCGTCCGCTTCGACGAGGCCGCCGCGGCGGCCGGGCTCAGCACCGACGCGAACGCGCCGACGACCGTGCGGCTGCTCGGCGGGACGGAGCCCGGCTCCGGCGACGTCGTGGTCGCGCTGGACCGCCCGTACGCGCTCGGCGGCAGCGACGCGCCGGTGAAGATCGCGCTGTACGGGCGCACGCCGGGGGCGTTCCGCGCGCTGGCCGAGGTGCTGGCCGGGACGTCACCGGCGCGCGGCACGCTGCCCGTCCCCGTCTCCGGGGCCGAGCAGCAGGGCTGCTAG
- a CDS encoding NUDIX domain-containing protein yields MAGKQSAGILLHRDGAGGVEVLLGHMGGPFWAKKDAGAWSLPKGEYEPDETPEAAARREFTEELGLPVPDGELVELGTVKQSGGKTVTAWALRGDLDPAAVVPGTFELEWPPRSGRTQEFPEVDRVEWFPLDVAREKIVKAQAAFLDRLAAALG; encoded by the coding sequence ATGGCGGGCAAGCAGAGCGCGGGCATCCTCCTCCACCGTGACGGCGCCGGCGGCGTCGAGGTGCTGCTCGGGCACATGGGCGGGCCGTTCTGGGCGAAGAAGGACGCCGGCGCGTGGTCGCTGCCGAAGGGCGAGTACGAGCCGGACGAGACGCCCGAGGCGGCCGCGCGGCGCGAGTTCACCGAGGAGCTGGGGCTGCCGGTGCCGGACGGCGAGCTGGTCGAGCTGGGCACGGTGAAGCAGTCGGGCGGCAAGACGGTGACGGCGTGGGCGCTGCGCGGCGACCTCGACCCCGCCGCCGTCGTGCCGGGCACGTTCGAGCTGGAGTGGCCGCCGCGCTCCGGCCGCACGCAGGAGTTCCCCGAGGTCGACCGGGTCGAGTGGTTCCCGCTCGACGTCGCCCGCGAGAAGATCGTCAAGGCGCAGGCCGCGTTCCTCGACCGGCTGGCGGCCGCCCTCGGCTGA
- a CDS encoding class I SAM-dependent methyltransferase: MERATFDALRSVEGAGLLAEASAAYGREDEFALGTRLRRAHAPDLVAAALTQARLRARAVDKFAPADAARMFFTVDGYEQATRVRVARHRAERLAAALGRGATVADLCCGIGGDLVELARAGLTVTGVEADELTAAVAAANAAALGVPAQVRHADATTTDRTGYAAVVCDPARRGGRGRVFDPDAYRPPWSFVLELLAATACVKVAPGLPHERIPGGVEAEWVSERGEVKEAALWSGDLACDGVRRRATLLPSGATLTDRDDPGPVVRPLGAYLYEPDGAVIRAGLVTAAAARVGGGLLDPSIAYVTADAAVGTPFARGYRVLDTLPYDVKALRRYVRDHGIGVLTVKKRGVGVEPEKLRAAVRPRGERTATFVVTRVAGAATVLVADPL; encoded by the coding sequence GTGGAGAGGGCCACGTTCGACGCGCTCAGGTCGGTGGAGGGGGCTGGGCTGCTGGCCGAGGCGAGCGCCGCCTACGGGCGCGAGGACGAGTTCGCGCTGGGCACCCGGCTGCGGCGCGCCCACGCCCCGGACCTCGTCGCGGCGGCGCTGACGCAGGCGCGGCTGCGGGCCCGCGCGGTGGACAAGTTCGCCCCTGCCGACGCGGCGCGGATGTTCTTCACGGTCGACGGCTACGAGCAGGCGACACGGGTGCGGGTGGCCCGGCACCGCGCAGAGCGGCTGGCCGCGGCGCTCGGCCGGGGCGCCACCGTCGCGGACCTGTGCTGCGGCATCGGCGGCGACCTCGTGGAGCTGGCGCGGGCCGGCCTGACGGTGACCGGGGTCGAGGCGGACGAGCTGACGGCGGCCGTGGCGGCCGCGAACGCCGCCGCGCTGGGCGTCCCGGCGCAGGTGCGGCACGCCGACGCCACCACCACCGACCGGACGGGGTACGCGGCGGTCGTGTGCGACCCGGCCCGCCGCGGCGGCCGCGGCCGGGTGTTCGACCCCGACGCGTACCGGCCGCCGTGGTCGTTCGTGCTGGAGCTGCTGGCGGCGACGGCGTGCGTCAAGGTCGCGCCGGGCCTGCCGCACGAGCGGATCCCCGGCGGCGTCGAGGCGGAGTGGGTGTCCGAGCGCGGCGAGGTGAAGGAGGCGGCGCTCTGGTCCGGCGACCTGGCCTGCGACGGCGTCAGGCGGCGGGCGACGCTGCTGCCGTCGGGCGCGACGCTGACCGACCGCGACGACCCCGGGCCGGTCGTCCGCCCGCTGGGCGCGTACCTGTACGAGCCGGACGGCGCCGTCATCAGGGCCGGCCTGGTGACGGCGGCGGCCGCGCGGGTCGGCGGCGGGCTACTGGACCCGTCCATCGCCTACGTGACGGCCGACGCGGCGGTGGGCACGCCGTTCGCCCGCGGTTACCGCGTCCTCGACACCCTGCCGTACGACGTGAAGGCGCTGCGCCGGTACGTCCGCGACCACGGCATCGGCGTGCTGACGGTGAAGAAGCGCGGCGTCGGCGTCGAGCCGGAGAAGCTGCGGGCGGCGGTCCGGCCGCGCGGCGAGAGGACGGCGACGTTCGTCGTCACGCGGGTGGCCGGCGCGGCGACGGTGCTCGTCGCCGACCCGCTCTGA
- a CDS encoding nucleotidyl transferase AbiEii/AbiGii toxin family protein — protein MLDPDEERSVAAAFGVATAQVRRDHFISHVLAALSERFADRLLFFGGTALSRTHLPDGRLSEDVDLISLGSRSGLATDLDGTLPRALRREFPGSGWRPALGEVRESHPASLVATDGTTVRVQLLSHTGYAPWPTERRALVQRYSDAAPATLTVPTLASFVAWKTVAWIDRAAPRDLYDLWLLTELGAVDAAAGDLFRRFGPTNRLPHPRQFATAPDEETWRRALGGQTRLQVSGAEALAGVRGTWQALTP, from the coding sequence GTGCTGGATCCGGACGAGGAACGCAGCGTCGCCGCCGCTTTCGGCGTGGCGACCGCCCAAGTGCGACGCGACCACTTCATCTCCCACGTCCTGGCAGCGCTGAGCGAACGGTTCGCCGACCGGCTGCTGTTCTTCGGCGGCACGGCGCTGTCACGCACACATCTTCCAGATGGTCGGTTGTCCGAGGACGTCGACCTGATCTCTCTCGGCTCACGGAGCGGGTTGGCCACCGACCTCGACGGCACACTGCCCCGGGCACTTCGGCGGGAGTTTCCGGGCAGCGGCTGGAGGCCGGCGCTGGGCGAGGTCCGCGAGTCGCATCCGGCCTCGCTGGTTGCTACGGACGGCACCACGGTGCGCGTCCAACTGTTGAGTCACACCGGCTACGCTCCGTGGCCCACGGAGCGACGCGCGCTCGTCCAGCGCTATTCCGATGCCGCACCAGCCACGTTGACGGTGCCGACGCTGGCGTCGTTCGTGGCGTGGAAGACCGTCGCCTGGATCGACCGGGCCGCGCCCCGCGACCTCTACGACCTGTGGCTTCTGACCGAGCTGGGCGCCGTCGACGCAGCCGCAGGCGACCTGTTCCGGCGGTTCGGACCCACGAATCGGCTGCCACATCCCCGCCAGTTCGCCACCGCGCCGGACGAGGAGACCTGGCGCCGGGCACTGGGCGGCCAGACCCGGCTTCAGGTCAGCGGCGCTGAGGCGTTGGCGGGTGTACGCGGAACCTGGCAAGCGCTGACGCCGTAG